The following coding sequences lie in one Metopolophium dirhodum isolate CAU chromosome 5, ASM1992520v1, whole genome shotgun sequence genomic window:
- the LOC132944545 gene encoding uncharacterized protein LOC132944545: MEYKIEIFGTKLLIDNFIMIKNKNRNNKYYWECEKRKHTKRHNSNNEYCNARAVTILVDGNHIVKDNSFLNHNHGPDPCRLLVKKNIKYIVSKALSSRDKPSQIIQEATSRIPVNSQPYMPSVEATRKIISRCRKHQNPPEPTSLSQIDIPLNLCKSFNGQTFLLKESTIESHKIYIFSTKDEISKLVNANYWVMDGTFKTVPSIFLQMYTIHAPVGGNNSRILPLVYVLMTSKQQCCYERLFEDLISICDDFGFDVSPKCIITDFEKAAINAANKVFPECQQKGCFFHLGQNIWRKIQSSGLATKYGENEEFSLQLRCMWSLAFLHPSDIPNAFDQLKDSLPYDIQNYFEENYVHGKVRRKFRNGIVSRYEPLFPPSFWSIHFNHENNIPRTQNKVEAWHKRWKVLVGADHVGVYRIIEEMRKEQQHVVGQIQIILSGQARPKQSSKYVKRQNQIQTILNDKENRTTLETIRGIAYNLHY, encoded by the exons atggaatataaaattgaaatttttggtacaaaattattaattgacaattttatcatgattaaaaacaaaaaccgtaacaataaatattattgggaATGTGAAAAGAGGAAACATACTAAACggcataatagtaataatgaatattgtaatGCAAGAGCAGTAACAATTCTTGTTGATGGTAATCATATTGTTAAagataattcttttttaaatcacaacCATGGGCCTGACCCATGCCGATTGTTGgtaaagaaaaacataaaatatattgtttcaaaagctcTGTCTTCGAGAGATAAACCTTCGCAAATAATACAGGAAGCAACGAGTCGCATCCCCGTCAATTCTCAGCCATACATGCCATCAGTTGAAGCAACGCGAAAAATTATTTCACGGTGTAGAAAACATCAGAATCCACCAGAACCAACAAGTCTTTCACAAATAGATATTCCTCTTAACTTATGTAAGTCTTTTAATggtcaaacatttttactaaaagAAAGTACTATTGAGagtcacaaaatatatattttttctactaaAGATGAAATATCAAAACTTGTCAATGCCAATTATTGGGTTATGGATGGTACATTTAAAACTGTGccaagtatatttttacaaatgtacaCCATACATGCACCTGTTGGTGGAAATAATTCTAGAATTTTGCCATTAGTATATGTTTTAATGACCAGTAAACAACAATGTTGTTACGAACGTTTATTCGAAGACCTAATATCAATTTGTGATGATTTCGGTTTCGATGTTtcaccaaaatgtattataacagaTTTCGAAAAAGCTGCAATTAATGCAGCTAATAAAGTATTTCCAGAATGCCAACAAAAAgggtgtttttttcatttaggcCAAAATATTTGGCGAAAAATCCAGTCTAGTGGATTGGCTACTAAATATGGAGAAAATGAAGAATTTAGTTTACAACTTCGATGTATGTGGTCACTTGCATTTTTACACCCATCAGATATACCTAATGCTTTTGATCAATTGAAAGATTCATTACCCTATGACATTCAAAATTACTTTGAAGAAAATTACGTGCATGGAAAAGTACGAAGGAAATTTAGAAATGGAATAGTATCTCGATATGAGCCATTGTTTCCACCATCATTTTGGTCAATACATTTCAATCATGAAAACAATATTCCAAGGACACAAAACAAAGTCGAAGCATGGCACAAAAGATGGAAAGTATTAGTAGGAGCTGATCACGTTGGGGTGTATCGTATAATTGAGGAAATGAGAAAAGAGCAACAACACGTTGTGG ggcaaattcaaattattttatccgGACAAGCAAGGCCAAAACAAAGTTCAAAGTACGTAAAACGTCAAAACCAAATTCAAACTATTCTAAATGATAAAGAAAACAGAACAACCCTCGAGACAATAAGAGGTATTGCATACAATTTgcactattaa
- the LOC132945015 gene encoding enkurin-like, which yields MSKFQENIKHLIPRPKTPVVKPPMYRSIYTESVRRTYKSNNNCHKTMGYAEVELDPPSQFLKKHTRKEMKPFVEINKTKCCARKSIQRPCDGAPTNASKKLPTKTRKNIRQTNIIDVIRRVPPLPKHRVQDTRNGHVIVLNEAGLEPTYVSKKNYGKTPAYIVKMYKEKEMAQLMETERKRAVKLPFRYLPEGERTEMLSGLKTNWAELHKEFLLLPMLTDTVPKMKRKTMLEKQLNNLEKDIDLLERNPSIYVCQDV from the exons ATGAGCAAATTCCAGGAGAATATTAAACACTTGATCCCAAGACCAAAAACACCCGTCGTCAAACCGCCGATGTACCGCTCGATTTATACTGAGTCTGTGAGGAGGACGTACAAGTCAAACAATAACTGTCATAAAACTATGGGCTATGCCGAAGTTGAGCTCGATCCACCGTCACAGTTTCTAAAAAAACACACCAGAAAAGAGATGAAACCATTTGTCG aaataaataaaaccaaatgcTGTGCTAGAAAATCGATTCAGCGACCGTGCGACGGCGCACCGACAAATGCTTCCAAAAAACTGCCAACAAAAACGCGGAAAAACATTAGGCAAACTAACATCATTGACGTTATAAGGAGGGTGCCACCATTGCCGAAGCATCGGGTCCAGGACACGAGGAATGGACACGTAATTGTTCTGAACGAGGCCGGCTTGGAGCCCACGTACGTGTCCAAGAAG aATTATGGAAAAACACCGGCATACATCGTGAAAATGTACAAGGAAAAAGAAATGGCCCAACTGATGGAGACTGAACGAAAACGAGCTGTAAAACTTCCATTCCGGTATTTGCCCGAAGGCGAACGTACCGAAATGTTGAGC GGACTGAAGACAAATTGGGCTGAACTTCACAAGGAATTTTTACTGTTGCCAATGCTCACCGACACGGTACCGAAAATGAAAAGGAAAACCATGTTGGAGAAGCAGCTGAACAACTTGGAGAAAGACATCGACCTGTTAGAGAGGAACCCCTCCATTTATGTATGCCAAGATGTATAG